The genomic stretch TCCATAAATCTTTCTTACTTCTACTCTGTCCACAAATTGTTGAGGCGTCCACGTAACCCCATCCACACGCTATCCGTCCACATCTTTTCAGATCTGGATTTTGAAATCGAAATTTTGCAGATCTAAATTTTGAAATCCACAAAACACtaaaaaactaacaaaatgaAATGAGAATCAATTAAAGGATCTAGAAGAACAGAGATGGCTATGCTCACCGTCGCGTAGATCATCACGAAGAGAAGGATCGTTCCTGTCGAAACTGATTTCGCCAACCCTCGACCAATTATTCTTTCAATTTTccaatctctttcttcttctttaatctCAGTTACATAAAGCTTTGTTTTTGTCATAagattttttggtgttttgtcttcttcttcttctttttcaatcTCAACGTTAAGTGATATGCcaacaaaatagaaaataggTGTTTTGGAGAGAAGCCTGAGAATGATGAAAATGGAGCAAAGAGGAGAGAATAAGGTTGATGCTATTGACAATGAATTGTTTCGATTGAAAATGGTCTTCTGTAGTATGGACTGGTGAGAGTGTGGTTTGGTTTGTTTAAATTGAACCAAAATCGTTACTTCTCTAAACTGAGGACTTTGAAGTCTTTTAAGCAAGCAGAAGTATGTAACAAGTGGTAAGTGACTTATTGTGAAATAAGAAAGATGAAAAGTGGCTCAGAAAGTAAAAAATTCTTGTAATAAATTATGAGTCTGAGAGGGTTTTAAAACATGTAACAACTTTTCTTTAAATGAGTTGTAATAAGGAGATATTTGTCAAACCATTTTCACATATCTTAACTAACATGTTTGTTTTTGGCTTTTTGCTAACAAAATTACACACATGTCACTAGATCAAACATAAATAGACTATATACATATTAATGATTACAGATCTAAATATTTGATTGGCTAATAAAGATTAGGATGTTGCATACTTTCATGCATGTTAATCTAAAATCTTACTTTCATTTCTTAATGTTGAGATGCAAGATAAAGAGCAATTTctatgaccaaaaaaaaagataaagagcAATTTCTATGCATGCATATAAACATAATCCAATTcgtttaaagaaaaattagtgGATATGGGAATTTTGTGAAAGAGACTAAAAATAAACGAAAGTAATTCAGTGAAAAGCCCTTTCCTTTGAGGAGTGACTTGCGTAACTATTCAAAAGCAGCAACATGAGACTCGATAGCTACTTTTTCTGTTGCCTTTTGTAGTCTTCATTGTTATGATAGCCAGACTCTGTTTTCCTCGACATGTTACTCTGCCTACATTAAAGGATTAGTGATAAAGCCATGTTTATCTCATGTGTCTTAAAGTGTAACGCACTCTCAGGGGCGGACGTACGTACACGGGTACAGGGTCACGTGCCCCctactatttttaattttttttcgaaTAAGCTTGACTAATTTGATGAAAATGTATGCAGTTTAATGAAAAAGCATAAAATGTGCCCCCAActcaaaattgtttttgttattttttgtagTTTGCCCCCAATTAAAAATGTGTCTAGATCCGCCACCGACTCTATTTCTTATTTGAGATCAAGCCATGTTTATCTCATGTGaacacttcttttttttaacacaataaCACACACTTCATTTGTATCTCTAATGCAATATGGTCGAATGATAAATAACTTGTCAATAGTAAGGTGCTTAgattcaaaactataaaacgTTTCTAACTTTAATACGTAACTCATCTAAATGGTGATGATTTTTTCTAAAACCTGTAAAATTAAATTGGTTAATTATTGAgtttatatactccctctgttcctaaaaataggattttctggattttatttttgttccataaagaaagattttctatatttttaaggtacttttgtatacttttgaggtacttttgtatacttttgaggatcattaattatgaatatttgaattgattaaattttattggttgatagttattggaaattgtataaaacataaatagtaaattaaagttggcaaatatttattgtagtcttaataaacgtgaaaactctagaaaatcttactttcaggaacggagggagtatatcaaaagaaaacagagtGCCATTGACTACTCAAGAATTCAAAAGGGTATTATAGAAAACGGTCCATTACCCTATCTAAACCGATCAATCAGTGtcattatttatgttttaaccattaagaagaaaacaattttaTCTTAATTAGCGCTTTTTAATTCCATTTATTAAAAATGGAATTTAAAAGGGAAATGCTTAATTACTGGAAGTAAAGTAAATGCGATGACCTATCACATTGCTACAAATACAATTCATAATGTGATAAAGATGAATTCtgttattctttaaaaaaactttCTGAATCGTCAAACTACAAGAAAGAGAGCACTTTTTGGTTCTTCTTCCATATTGAGATGGGACGAGCAGCGAGATGGTTTAAGAGATTGTTTGGAACCAAGAAGAGCCTCGTTTCGGATTCAGAGAAAGAACAGAACAAGCAAGCAATTGCTGTTGCGACCACAACCGCTACAACTAAAGAAGCAGCGGCTGACTCAGTGGTTACAGGAGATATCATTGTGAGGGACGAGCGTTGGGCCGTTGTGACAATTCAAAAAGTCTTCAGGGGCTCTTTGGTAAATTCACATtttcaaaacgtttttttttctacaaagaTTATAAGTGTGGCAAATGGGTAAACGTTAAAGttcgactcttttttttttttttttttttttaaagttcgaCTCTTTGATTATAAACAATGGccgattttaaaattttgttgttATTATGGTTAGGCGAGGAAAGCTTTACGTGCATTGAAAGGTATAGTAAAGCTACAAGCTCTGGTGAGAGGATACTTGGTCAGGAAACGCGCTGCTGTGATGCTGCACAACATGCAAACTTTGCTTAGAGTTCAAACCGTTATGCGGTCTAAACGCAATCGCCGCCTCAACAAAGAGTACAACAACATGTTACAACCACGACATTCCTTTGTAATGAACCAATGTTATCACATCTGTTGCTTCTTGTTCTTTAAGACAGAAACAAGACATAACTCTTTTCTCTGTTTCTGACATTGACAGGACGAAGTAACGGACGCTGAGAGCCGTACGAAGGTTGTTGAGATCCATGACGCATTCAAGAGGAGATCTAAGTCTAGACAAAAGCACAATGTTGCTACAATGGCTGAACATGAAGACGGTTTTGTTTACCAAAGGAATGATTTGGAGTTGAATCTACCCAAGGAGAAGTGGAAGTTTGCTAGGACGCCTAGATTATCATCATCATTGCACAACCACACGGGTAATAATCGCTACTATGTTATGCAGTCTCCTTGTGGAAACTCTTCGTCTGAGTATGGAATGAGTACCCCTGGCTACATGGAGAAAACGCAGTCGTTTAAGGCGAAGGTGCGTTCGCATAGCGCCCCGCATCAGCGGTCTGAGAGGATGCGGTTGTCGCTAGATGAGGTTATAGCGTCTGGCAGTAGCGTTAGCGGCGAGAGTTTGCTGCATCAGCAGCAGCAACGCTATTCTTGTTCCTAATCCGCTCTGatttttatttctgaaaatctctttatgttttcaaaacgttcttttcatgattcttttcgacagttatttatttattttggtcaaaaacaacacttatttattgattaaaaattagGAGAAATATTAGTTCAAGACTCAGACTTATAAAACGTTGATCTCCATCTCTGATGGTTTCATTGGATCCTCTTCATATGATATAAACTCCAAGTTTGATAAAAAGGTATGACGACACTTAACCAAACCAGGCTCATTTGGAAATTCGAAACAGCATAAAAATGTCTCACAGAACCACTGTGACTGTGTACTTAGTGTTAATGtagtaagaaaatatttattggaAAACAAAATTCCATTtagacaaaaataataaaatttggttgggtcttcttctcttctccccAAAAGATTTATTTTACAAGTCTCAAAACATTGTTGATTTGTCTAGCAAATATTTTCCTGCTTCAACAAAACTTGCTGCTTACGGTGTCGTAACTCGGAACAGACAACACTGCCAAAAAAAGACACAATATTAAGAACACAGATCATTGGGTTTTTATACCTCTCTAAGTGAAAAAGCATAATATTAAATGTATTAAGGAAAAGAGACAGATGTTTTATTACCATCTCCAAAGGAACCCATTGTCAAAGGCTTTGAAATTATCTTGCTGGTGAAATCTGTAATGTCCTTCAACGTAAGTTCGTCTACTGTCTTCAAGAACTGCTCAACTGGTTTCCtgcaataatttttaatataaaaacattcATTCATGAGCAAGAAGAAAGGAACTGTTTAGATTAAAGTGAAATTTGAAGTCCTTTTCAGTGTACCTCTCTCCGTATGTAAGTATCTGCCTGCCAATGTCTTCTGCTGCAATCATCTGCATTTGGCGACACAACATTAACTCGTTAGTAGTAACATCTACTCGTTTGAAAAGAATAAACAACATACTTCTCCAAGCAAAAACCGGTTTCATCTTTAGTGAGAGAGTGAGAATACCCGagattccaaattcatcagaaCTGCAGATTTTGTGGCTGCCTTGGCGCGATCTAGATGCTTCTGGTTAACTGTCCAATCATATAAACATAAGGGAAAATTTACGTTTTTGactttaaaagtaaaaaaaggaTGAAACAAACAGCAAACCTTTTCCTCCTGCTACATCTTTCAGCTCTTTAGCTGCTAATTCAATTGCTTTTGCAGCAAACTCAGGACTCTGCAATTATGGATGTAAATAATATCACTATATTTACAAGAATACATATCAAGCAAAGACGTTGTCAGCTAAAACAAACTGGACAAAGCTTAATAAACCCCACAGAATCGATATTTCTTGAGCGTTTTAAGATACATACACCAAATTGGTATTCCTTTGATACACATCTATAATATATGGGAGAAGGTGTATAATAAATTTAAGGAAGAGTATTCTAAATATCCTCAGGATCTTGCTGAACTCACCGAGCAACCATAGATTCCAAACAGTCCGGTGTTGTCAAAGATGCTAGTGAAGGCGGTGCATGACTGAACTTGCTGATATTCGTTCAGAATACGGAGATCTGTGACCAGACATAGAAACTTGTATCACTATAACTGATCCCTAAGCAGTGCTTGTGAATGTTTGATGATATAGTTCAATAAGCGCAAAAACAGGTAGCTCgacaactgaaaaaaaaaagaaacacaaaattTTGTCTTACATAGCCATGAGTGCATTCCTTTTCCAGGGCCTCCAGCTGAGAAGGAGCCACCTCCTCCCATAAGCATCTAATAGcaattagatttaaattatatCGAGTCTTCGCTAATCAATAGAATTTAACCGAAACAGGTGAAATTAATATTGAACATTCAATTTAGACACCTGGAGAACAGAGGCGATGAGTGCTTCTTTCTCGTTCTTCCAGCCGGGAACCTCAAAGGCAAGCGCAAAGTGTGTAGCCTGAAAATGAAAGAACAAAAGCTCAAGTAGAATTGTgaaataaaacacacaaatgaCAGCAAATCTGTTACAATTACCTCTCCACCAGTATGTTGCCGAAAATCTCCACCAGTATACTGAGATTTTGGCTCAGCTTGGCGTGGGACATTAGGAAGGTCAGAAGTTAATGGCTCAACAACTTTCAAAAGATCTTCATGCTCAACTCCACTTGCCGCCAACACCATACGTGCAGCAGTGAAATTCTCCTGAAATTTTCcatatcaaacaaaacaaaaatgatgacACTAGTTTAAGTAAACCATTTTAATCACAGAGATGTAAATGGTTATGAAAAGCTGATGCAGCCTTACAGTCATAAACTCTTCCAAGAGTTCCCCATTCAATCTGTGCAAAGCAGACTCAGGTGCGTACAGAGGATTAGCCAATGCACCGGAATAACCAGCAGAATGAACAGCCTCCATGAGAAACCCCATAGGGTTCTTCGCAAGTTCCGCTATCTCCACCTTCATTTTACGTAGCTGCATAATCAACACACAACAATAAGccacataaatattttttcacaaGAGTTATAAAAATAACAAGAAATCGAGACAAAAGAGATTCACCTCTTCATTGACTTCCCAGTCCAAGAAAGCAGGGTTCCTCACACTGTCAATAAGAACCTCAACCATTTCAGGTACATAGGTTTTAAGAGCATCAATAGTGTAACTCATCTGCTCCCGAGACGCAGATGCAGAGGTGTTCCCTCCAATAGCTTCTATCTCCCTGACAAGACGTAGATGGCTTCTGTTCGTGGTGCTCTTGAAAGCCATCCTTTCAAGCAAATGCGTTGCTCCATGGAAATAAGGAGCCTCATAGATCGAACCACAATCAACATACAAACCAATAGAAGCTGCCGGATTCTAACCacagtaaaagaaaaaaacaccaaaCATTAATAACCTTTTTTCACAGAATATTTCATACAAAAATCAAAcgtaaaaatttgtaaaataactcTGTTCAGGCCACTATTCGCATTTTTCATAGATTTCACACTTACGGGAGACATCTCTGAGGCGATTTTGAGGCCATTAGGAAGAGTAGTGATCTTGAGTTTGCTTGGCTCGACGCGGTCAGGAAGCGGGGGAGGAAGAGAAACGCCCTGTAGTGGCATGTCCAGTGAAGTAAGGGAGCCAGAGGATCCACCAGTCAACCAGCCTAAGAAacctggagaagaagaagaagaagaagaagagctcgTAGCAACAGCACTAGAGCTCGCATAACGCGCCGCAGGTCCCAAACCTCGGCTAAGAGATCCctataaacacacacaagaaCATTGATATATATCATCTTCAATCAAACGAGTCGCATATTCACAATCTGTAAGGCAAAAGTCAATTCGTTAAACCTAATAAGTAATAGCAATGCCTATCATCGGTGGTAATCAATTACGAATCCAGATCTATAAGAGTGTAGGCCTAATCGAACGTTTCCAGAAGCTAAAATGAATGATAAGAAGGACGAAAAGGATAGGAAGGGACCTTGAGAGCCCTGGCTCGTGAAGCTGCCGTGCGATACATGGCGAGTATGGAAACTTTAAATCGGAGAAAATGAGTATCGAGTCGAAGCCGAGGATGATGAGTCTGAGAGGAGAGGTGAGCGAGACGGAGAATAATCTCAGTTTAgttttctttcattttattgatcaaaaaaaaaaattccttttaaaatgtttatgattctATACTTGCTCTGCTAACGTGCTCAGCGATTGGTTAACATAGGGCCCGTCAAAATGTAATGAATCTGACACAGTTATGGATAAAAAGCATGAGCCTGGACATTTATATGGGCTTGACCCATGAACAAAAAGATCCTTTTTCATGGACATCCTACATAAACAGTACAAACCAAAAACTTCAACCGAATTTACTGATTAAATAGTTtaagttcttaaaaataatgaataaaatgTTAATAACATATATCGCAAACAGCAATCGATCATAATCCAAGCAACCATTTGTTGAGAACCGAGATTCACTTCTGATCAACCTAGCAGTTCTAGTTCGCTTTTGTTTGTAGTTCGATTGATGAATAGATCTAGCAATCACAAGTAAAAGACACACACAATTGTTTACCCAGTCTTCGTTTCCTACTGACT from Raphanus sativus cultivar WK10039 unplaced genomic scaffold, ASM80110v3 Scaffold3576, whole genome shotgun sequence encodes the following:
- the LOC108823089 gene encoding probable mitochondrial-processing peptidase subunit alpha-1, mitochondrial — encoded protein: MYRTAASRARALKGSLSRGLGPAARYASSSAVATSSSSSSSSSPGFLGWLTGGSSGSLTSLDMPLQGVSLPPPLPDRVEPSKLKITTLPNGLKIASEMSPNPAASIGLYVDCGSIYEAPYFHGATHLLERMAFKSTTNRSHLRLVREIEAIGGNTSASASREQMSYTIDALKTYVPEMVEVLIDSVRNPAFLDWEVNEELRKMKVEIAELAKNPMGFLMEAVHSAGYSGALANPLYAPESALHRLNGELLEEFMTENFTAARMVLAASGVEHEDLLKVVEPLTSDLPNVPRQAEPKSQYTGGDFRQHTGGEATHFALAFEVPGWKNEKEALIASVLQMLMGGGGSFSAGGPGKGMHSWLYLRILNEYQQVQSCTAFTSIFDNTGLFGIYGCSSPEFAAKAIELAAKELKDVAGGKVNQKHLDRAKAATKSAVLMNLESRMIAAEDIGRQILTYGERKPVEQFLKTVDELTLKDITDFTSKIISKPLTMGSFGDVLSVPSYDTVSSKFC
- the LOC108820381 gene encoding protein IQ-DOMAIN 27-like is translated as MGRAARWFKRLFGTKKSLVSDSEKEQNKQAIAVATTTATTKEAAADSVVTGDIIVRDERWAVVTIQKVFRGSLARKALRALKGIVKLQALVRGYLVRKRAAVMLHNMQTLLRVQTVMRSKRNRRLNKEYNNMLQPRHSFDEVTDAESRTKVVEIHDAFKRRSKSRQKHNVATMAEHEDGFVYQRNDLELNLPKEKWKFARTPRLSSSLHNHTGNNRYYVMQSPCGNSSSEYGMSTPGYMEKTQSFKAKVRSHSAPHQRSERMRLSLDEVIASGSSVSGESLLHQQQQRYSCS